In Opitutus sp., one genomic interval encodes:
- the fliD gene encoding flagellar filament capping protein FliD: MQLSGLVSGFDWKTYVDTIINLERTPAKKLQTEIETNSDKAAALDGVGTMLTSLNTAITALNTDGVFDARTASTSGTGWAATAASTAAPGSAAFTVTQLATAAKLTSTNDIGNDIASSSDVSGVSLANLGTGTALTAGVFTVNGSRVTVDLGSSLADLFTAIGTATAGKVTASYNATDDKITLANSNPLNTTPIVLGSSTDTSNFLSITRLANNAGTSITSSTKLGAANPTATLANARLKTPISGVDGSGNGSFTINGVAIAYNTGTDTLNSVVNRINAASAGVTAAFDPITDKVSLQNTSTGDLGFSLADTTGTFLSSLGLTSGATLTSGLNAQFSVNGGATQTSMSNTLTADTHGITGLSLTTTSLGTQTVSVAADTTSVRTKIDAFINSFNAVQSFIDTQTKVTSTNGKVTTSTLSDNREIQSWGPSLRKNIFAAVPGLSSTMSQLSHIGIDFSGTSSLLSIKEPAKLDAALKERPTEVSAMFRQSSTGIFARLNTLLDSFNGGTLGTGGILAKQKTGLTTSNTSLTTQIADIDRRLVQRRSVLEASFIAMERAQSLIKSSQSQIASITPASAYNKS, from the coding sequence ATGCAACTCTCTGGTCTCGTTTCGGGCTTCGACTGGAAAACTTATGTCGACACCATCATCAACCTTGAGCGCACGCCTGCCAAAAAACTGCAGACCGAAATCGAGACCAATTCGGACAAGGCCGCCGCCCTCGACGGCGTGGGCACCATGCTCACCAGCCTGAATACGGCGATCACCGCCCTGAATACCGATGGGGTGTTCGACGCCCGCACCGCCTCCACCTCAGGCACCGGCTGGGCCGCCACCGCCGCCAGCACCGCCGCCCCAGGCTCCGCCGCCTTCACTGTGACCCAGCTTGCCACGGCAGCTAAACTTACAAGCACCAACGATATCGGCAACGACATCGCCTCCTCCTCCGACGTTTCCGGCGTCAGTTTGGCAAACCTCGGCACCGGCACGGCGCTTACCGCCGGCGTGTTTACCGTCAACGGTTCGCGCGTGACCGTGGACCTCGGCAGTTCTCTCGCGGATCTGTTCACCGCCATTGGCACGGCCACCGCCGGCAAAGTGACCGCCTCCTACAACGCGACCGACGACAAAATCACCCTGGCCAATAGCAACCCGCTGAACACCACGCCCATCGTGCTCGGCTCGTCCACCGACACCTCCAACTTTTTATCCATTACACGCTTAGCCAACAACGCTGGCACCTCGATTACCAGCAGCACGAAGCTGGGCGCGGCTAACCCCACCGCAACCTTGGCCAACGCCCGCCTTAAAACCCCCATCTCCGGAGTCGATGGTTCGGGTAACGGCTCGTTCACCATCAACGGCGTCGCCATCGCTTATAATACCGGGACGGACACGCTCAACAGTGTCGTTAACCGCATCAACGCCGCCAGCGCCGGGGTGACCGCCGCCTTTGACCCCATCACCGATAAAGTTTCGCTCCAAAATACCAGCACCGGCGACCTCGGCTTCAGTTTAGCCGATACCACGGGCACGTTTCTGAGTTCGTTGGGCCTGACGAGCGGAGCCACCTTAACAAGCGGTCTCAACGCCCAATTCTCAGTCAACGGCGGTGCCACCCAAACCAGTATGAGCAACACGCTCACCGCCGACACCCACGGCATCACCGGCCTGTCCCTCACCACCACCTCGCTGGGAACACAAACCGTGAGCGTCGCCGCCGACACCACCTCGGTGCGCACCAAAATCGACGCCTTCATCAACAGTTTTAACGCGGTCCAAAGCTTCATCGACACGCAGACCAAAGTCACCAGTACCAACGGCAAAGTCACCACCTCCACGCTCAGCGACAATCGCGAGATTCAGAGCTGGGGGCCGTCTCTGCGCAAAAACATCTTCGCAGCCGTGCCCGGCCTAAGCAGCACGATGTCGCAACTCAGCCACATCGGCATCGATTTTTCCGGCACCAGCTCCCTGCTTTCGATCAAGGAACCGGCCAAACTGGACGCCGCGCTCAAAGAGCGGCCCACCGAGGTATCCGCGATGTTCCGTCAATCCTCCACGGGTATCTTCGCCCGCCTCAACACGTTACTGGACAGCTTTAACGGCGGCACGCTCGGCACCGGCGGCATCCTGGCGAAGCAGAAAACCGGGTTAACCACCAGCAACACCTCGCTCACCACCCAGATTGCCGACATCGACCGCCGCCTGGTGCAACGCCGCTCCGTGCTCGAAGCCAGCTTCATCGCCATGGAGCGAGCCCAGTCCCTGATCAAGAGCTCGCAGTCGCAGATAGCCAGCATCACGCCAGCCAGTGCCTACAACAAATCATGA
- the fliS gene encoding flagellar export chaperone FliS — MAYANPGARAYQTQSILTASPGQLVLLMYDGALRFMAQARAGFALPEDNPRRIETIHTALLRAQAILSELRANLDMEAGGDIAANLDRLYDYHLRRLFECNLRKDEAPLIEVETLVRTLRDAWAEMLRSNENRVA; from the coding sequence ATGGCGTATGCCAACCCGGGCGCACGCGCCTACCAAACGCAGTCGATACTCACAGCAAGCCCAGGCCAACTGGTGCTGCTGATGTATGACGGGGCATTGCGTTTTATGGCCCAAGCCCGCGCCGGTTTCGCCCTGCCCGAGGACAACCCCCGGCGCATCGAGACGATCCACACCGCCCTGCTGCGCGCCCAAGCGATCCTCAGCGAACTGCGCGCCAACCTCGACATGGAGGCCGGTGGCGACATCGCGGCCAACCTGGATCGTCTCTACGATTACCACCTTCGCCGACTCTTTGAATGCAACCTGCGCAAAGACGAGGCCCCGCTCATCGAGGTCGAAACCCTGGTGCGCACCCTGCGCGACGCCTGGGCCGAAATGCTCCGTTCCAACGAAAACCGCGTCGCCTGA
- the prmC gene encoding peptide chain release factor N(5)-glutamine methyltransferase, translating to MITVLAVVQKTTDFLAAKGVESARLNAELLIGHALGLKRMQLYLQFERELPETDLEKIRPLVKRRSQREPLQHILGETEWSGVKLKVDRRALIPRPETEFLIELLEARLAPNPPARILDLGTGTGAIALALAKRFPEAQVVAVDASDDALALAGENARALGLDSRVSLVKSSWYTALTAAATEPFDVIVSNPPYLTAAETAAAEPEVRVYEPVTALTAAEAGLADLREIIAGAVAFLKPDGWLALETGIAQHAELITVLEAAGWAGVESKRDLTDRDRFMFARRPAL from the coding sequence ATGATCACCGTTCTCGCCGTCGTACAGAAGACCACCGATTTCCTCGCCGCCAAGGGCGTGGAATCGGCGCGGCTCAACGCCGAGTTGCTCATTGGCCACGCGCTCGGGCTTAAGCGCATGCAGCTTTACCTGCAGTTCGAGCGCGAGTTGCCCGAAACCGACTTGGAGAAAATCCGCCCGCTGGTGAAGCGCCGCAGTCAGCGCGAGCCGTTGCAGCATATCCTTGGCGAGACCGAGTGGTCGGGGGTGAAACTCAAGGTGGACCGGCGTGCGCTCATTCCCCGGCCCGAGACCGAGTTTTTAATCGAATTACTCGAAGCCCGGCTCGCCCCGAATCCGCCGGCGCGGATTCTCGACCTCGGCACCGGCACGGGAGCCATCGCCTTGGCCCTGGCCAAGCGCTTTCCCGAGGCCCAGGTGGTGGCGGTCGACGCCAGCGACGACGCGCTGGCGCTGGCCGGCGAAAACGCCCGCGCGCTGGGGCTCGACAGCCGTGTTTCGCTCGTGAAATCGAGTTGGTACACCGCGCTCACGGCGGCGGCGACCGAGCCGTTTGATGTGATCGTCTCCAATCCCCCGTATTTGACGGCGGCGGAGACGGCGGCGGCTGAGCCCGAGGTGCGCGTTTACGAACCCGTTACGGCGCTGACGGCGGCGGAAGCCGGGCTGGCGGACCTGCGCGAGATCATTGCCGGCGCAGTGGCCTTTTTAAAGCCGGACGGCTGGCTGGCGCTGGAGACGGGAATCGCGCAACACGCTGAATTAATAACGGTTCTGGAGGCCGCGGGGTGGGCGGGCGTGGAATCGAAGCGGGATTTAACCGACCGCGACCGGTTTATGTTCGCGCGCCGTCCCGCGCTTTGA
- the prfA gene encoding peptide chain release factor 1 — protein MDSLPDILPFKRRLDELDAQMADPSFYANARKATEISREQQKVAQMVADHRAYEKAVLELAEAQALLKDPHGDPELKELAAGELPELTATIERLHGTVLAAMIPPEASDSRNTVMEIRAGTGGEEAALFAAELTRMYQRYAENRGWKIEPMGSSLSERGGYREISFLITGQDVYRQLKFESGVQRVQRVPLTEANGRIHTSTVTVAVLPEAEEVDFHLDPQDLEISVQRASGPGGQGVNTTDSAVRILHKPTGMMVYCADGRSQQKNKASALAVLRSRLLQHKEEEERAKYADQRRSQIGTGGRSERIRTYNFPQSRMTDHRIGLTLYSLAQLLQGAIDPVIEALQRADFEEKFAALTGQPYVRTRAKDGDDD, from the coding sequence ATGGATTCCCTGCCCGATATTCTTCCCTTTAAACGCCGCCTCGATGAGCTCGACGCGCAGATGGCCGATCCGTCGTTTTACGCCAACGCACGCAAGGCCACCGAGATTTCCCGCGAACAACAAAAAGTCGCCCAAATGGTGGCCGACCACCGCGCCTACGAAAAGGCCGTCCTAGAGCTGGCCGAGGCCCAGGCGTTGCTCAAAGATCCGCACGGCGACCCCGAGCTTAAAGAGCTTGCTGCCGGTGAGTTGCCTGAGTTGACGGCGACCATCGAGCGCCTGCACGGCACCGTGCTCGCCGCCATGATCCCGCCCGAGGCGAGCGATTCGCGCAACACGGTGATGGAAATCCGCGCCGGCACCGGGGGCGAGGAAGCCGCGCTATTCGCCGCCGAGCTCACGCGCATGTACCAGCGTTACGCCGAAAACCGCGGCTGGAAGATCGAGCCGATGGGCAGCAGCCTGAGCGAGCGCGGCGGCTACCGCGAAATCAGTTTTCTCATCACCGGCCAGGATGTTTATCGCCAGCTCAAGTTCGAAAGCGGCGTGCAGCGGGTGCAGCGCGTGCCGCTGACCGAGGCCAACGGCCGAATTCACACCTCGACGGTAACGGTGGCCGTGTTACCCGAGGCTGAGGAGGTCGATTTCCACCTCGATCCGCAGGACCTAGAAATCAGCGTGCAACGCGCCAGCGGCCCGGGCGGGCAAGGGGTTAACACGACCGATTCGGCCGTGCGCATCCTGCACAAGCCCACCGGCATGATGGTGTACTGCGCCGACGGCCGCTCGCAGCAGAAGAACAAAGCGAGTGCCTTGGCCGTGCTGCGTTCGCGCCTGTTGCAGCACAAGGAGGAAGAGGAGCGCGCCAAATACGCCGACCAACGCCGCAGCCAGATCGGCACCGGCGGGCGCAGCGAGCGCATCCGCACCTATAACTTCCCCCAAAGCCGCATGACCGACCACCGTATTGGGCTGACGCTGTACAGTTTAGCGCAGTTACTGCAGGGTGCGATCGACCCGGTGATCGAGGCGCTGCAACGCGCGGATTTCGAGGAAAAGTTCGCCGCCCTCACCGGCCAACCTTACGTGCGCACCCGCGCCAAGGACGGCGACGACGACTGA
- a CDS encoding haloacid dehalogenase-like hydrolase — MATTLFTQNIIACIWDFDKTLIPDYMQAPLFRRYGVNEANFWNETNNLVSHYRKRGYQLSSEIAYLNHILTHVLAGKMAGLNNRILRECGADIGFYPGMPGFFERSRAFVHEKPEYRKHEITLEHYIVSTGLAEMIRGSAAAKGVDGIWGCEFVENPLQPGFLEQQELELAAESEIAQIGMVIDNTTKTRAIFEINKGTNKNPSIDVNSNIKPEDRRIPLQNMIYIADGPSDIPSFSVVKRGGGKAYAVYNPDSSAEFEQNDRLRQVGRIDHYGPADYAEKSQTSRWLRLQIHGICDRIVADREAAVAQRVSRPPRHLGAATDAAPETPAAPRQSTFIDEA, encoded by the coding sequence ATGGCTACGACGCTTTTCACTCAGAACATCATCGCCTGTATCTGGGACTTCGACAAAACCCTGATACCCGACTACATGCAGGCGCCGCTATTCCGCCGCTACGGGGTCAACGAGGCTAATTTTTGGAACGAGACCAACAACCTGGTCTCCCACTACCGTAAGCGCGGCTACCAGCTTTCCAGCGAAATCGCGTACCTTAACCACATCCTCACCCACGTGCTCGCCGGCAAAATGGCCGGGCTCAACAACCGCATCCTGCGCGAGTGCGGGGCCGACATCGGCTTTTACCCCGGCATGCCCGGCTTCTTCGAACGCAGCCGCGCGTTCGTCCACGAAAAGCCCGAGTACCGCAAACACGAGATCACCCTGGAACACTACATCGTGAGCACCGGCTTGGCCGAGATGATCCGCGGCAGCGCCGCCGCCAAGGGCGTGGACGGGATTTGGGGCTGCGAGTTTGTCGAAAACCCACTCCAGCCCGGCTTTCTGGAGCAACAGGAGCTGGAATTGGCCGCCGAGTCTGAGATCGCCCAGATCGGCATGGTCATCGACAACACCACCAAGACGCGCGCCATTTTCGAGATCAACAAGGGCACCAACAAAAACCCCTCCATTGATGTGAACTCCAACATCAAGCCCGAGGACCGCCGCATCCCGTTGCAGAACATGATCTACATCGCCGACGGCCCGAGCGACATCCCCAGTTTTTCGGTGGTCAAGCGCGGTGGCGGCAAAGCGTACGCGGTGTACAACCCCGACTCATCGGCCGAGTTCGAGCAAAACGACCGCCTGCGCCAAGTGGGCCGCATCGACCACTACGGCCCGGCTGATTACGCGGAAAAGAGCCAAACCTCACGCTGGTTACGCCTGCAAATCCACGGCATCTGCGACCGCATCGTAGCAGACCGCGAAGCCGCGGTGGCGCAACGCGTTTCGCGCCCGCCAAGGCACCTCGGCGCGGCCACCGACGCGGCCCCCGAGACGCCCGCCGCCCCGAGGCAGAGCACGTTTATTGACGAAGCGTAG
- a CDS encoding ABC transporter substrate-binding protein yields MPHFLRFRLPTLRRSVLPAFALLSLLAGLAGCTRHEPLRIGLNIWPGYEFIYLAQHLGYYKQEGVDVKIIDFSSLGDARRSFERGQIDGLGTTSVEVMMAGEASADPLKIVNVVDYSDGADVIITRPSFPDLASLKGRKVGVELGSICVYVLARALEQAGMTLADITPVSKDQASMEADLRAGLLDAVVTYPPTSMAILKDPAFQTVFSTKKTPREVIDVIAFGDKAITQRPKDVAAMLRAFKRAQDYYVTHKAEALQIMAKREGVSPEEFEQALTDGMRIVTAADQAAYLREGGIKTVIARTGQVLTQTKLLRQPKAAESYFSDRFVTAAP; encoded by the coding sequence ATGCCCCACTTTCTCCGCTTCCGCCTGCCTACCCTCCGCCGCTCCGTCCTGCCCGCATTTGCCCTGCTCAGCCTGCTCGCGGGCCTCGCCGGCTGCACCCGCCACGAACCCCTGCGCATCGGCCTGAACATCTGGCCGGGCTACGAATTCATCTACCTCGCCCAACACCTGGGCTACTACAAGCAGGAGGGCGTCGACGTTAAAATCATCGACTTCTCCTCGCTGGGCGACGCCCGCCGCTCCTTCGAACGCGGCCAGATCGACGGCCTCGGCACCACCTCCGTCGAGGTCATGATGGCCGGCGAAGCCTCCGCCGATCCCCTTAAAATCGTCAACGTGGTGGACTACTCCGACGGCGCCGACGTCATCATCACCCGCCCCAGCTTCCCCGACCTCGCCTCGCTCAAGGGCCGCAAGGTCGGCGTCGAACTCGGCTCGATTTGCGTGTACGTGCTCGCTCGCGCCCTCGAACAAGCCGGCATGACGCTCGCCGACATCACCCCCGTGTCCAAAGACCAGGCCAGCATGGAGGCCGACCTGCGCGCCGGTCTGCTCGACGCGGTCGTCACCTACCCGCCGACCTCGATGGCGATCCTCAAAGACCCGGCGTTCCAAACCGTTTTTAGCACCAAAAAAACGCCACGCGAGGTCATCGACGTGATCGCCTTTGGCGACAAAGCCATAACCCAGCGCCCCAAGGACGTGGCCGCCATGTTGCGCGCCTTCAAACGAGCGCAGGATTACTACGTGACCCACAAGGCCGAAGCGCTCCAGATCATGGCCAAACGCGAAGGCGTTTCCCCTGAGGAATTCGAACAGGCGCTCACCGATGGCATGCGCATCGTGACCGCCGCCGACCAAGCCGCCTACCTGCGCGAGGGCGGAATCAAAACCGTGATCGCCCGCACCGGCCAGGTCCTCACCCAAACCAAACTCCTCCGCCAACCCAAGGCGGCTGAGTCCTACTTCAGCGATCGCTTCGTAACGGCTGCCCCATGA
- a CDS encoding response regulator, with translation MSESPAPTRSLSRKITLPLVLVGTCLAALGVAGIYTIVSSHLEARLRLRAQTIAQSIAYAAENIDREGELQRIVSATGAEREVSLLLVSGGYPNAVVASSNPTWRKRPLELDFATVKLHRYEEITQATWSAIGLDPRKPPADWLVVSLPLQLHNLEVNTINLYPAVVLVALDTTATRADVWRLTAWAAVGFSLTLVALSTLYYLNLRRLVLRPLSELAQRHLGAPVPSPRPAATVVDPADEIGQLDAALTRTFTAINAARIERDHIEFAFNQHVIVAATDPRGRIIYANDRFCNVSGYSRQELLGQDHRIVNSGHHPREFFADLYKTIQHAGVWHGEICNRTKSGKLYWVDTTIVPELDSAGKPVRYVALRSDITERKAAEAELMETNSQLNLAIDRANQLTLTAEMATIAKADFLANMSHEIRTPMNGVIGMLSLLIDSPLSEEQRQFATVANASGETLLTLINDILDFSKIEAGKLTIESIDLDLAHLISSLMPIFEFRAKEKQIALIQEIQPTVPTLLVGDPVRLRQVITNLMTNALKFTTQGEVKLSITAPRLTPTEVVLRFAVSDTGLGIPEDKIGRLFNKFSQVDTSTTRKYGGTGLGLAICKQLAELMGGEVGVSSQAGQGSEFWFTARLGRQPPTARQAARVTPSWSSAAPVTASVSVSAPASTTPVRILLADDNETNQLVTLSLLKKIGYACATVGDGAAAIRALAAHPYELVLMDVQMPEMDGHEATTRIRAGEAGEAKRQVPIIAMTAHTLSGDREACLAAGMSDYLSKPIEPLALKAMVERWLPASPTTAGTTSNIQH, from the coding sequence ATGAGCGAAAGCCCCGCGCCCACACGCTCGCTCTCGCGCAAGATCACCCTGCCGCTGGTGCTCGTGGGCACCTGCCTGGCCGCGCTCGGCGTGGCGGGCATCTACACCATCGTCAGCTCGCACCTAGAAGCGCGCCTGCGCCTGCGCGCTCAGACCATCGCCCAATCCATCGCCTACGCCGCCGAAAACATAGATAGGGAAGGCGAATTGCAGCGCATCGTCAGCGCAACCGGTGCGGAGCGGGAAGTCTCCCTGCTGCTGGTTTCCGGCGGCTATCCCAACGCGGTTGTCGCTAGCAGCAACCCGACTTGGCGCAAACGCCCGCTCGAACTCGATTTCGCCACGGTAAAACTCCACCGGTACGAGGAGATCACCCAAGCCACATGGAGCGCGATTGGCCTCGACCCGCGCAAACCACCCGCCGACTGGCTGGTGGTTTCCCTGCCCCTGCAACTGCACAACCTAGAGGTTAACACCATTAATTTGTACCCCGCCGTGGTGCTGGTCGCCCTCGACACCACCGCCACGCGGGCGGATGTCTGGCGCCTCACCGCGTGGGCGGCGGTCGGATTCAGCCTGACGCTGGTAGCGCTCAGCACGCTGTATTACCTCAACCTACGCCGCCTCGTGCTGCGCCCGCTCTCCGAGCTCGCCCAACGCCACCTCGGCGCCCCGGTCCCCAGTCCACGCCCTGCGGCCACCGTGGTCGACCCCGCCGACGAAATCGGCCAGCTCGACGCCGCGCTCACCCGCACCTTCACCGCCATCAACGCCGCACGCATTGAGCGCGATCACATTGAATTCGCCTTCAACCAACATGTCATCGTGGCGGCTACAGATCCGCGCGGCCGGATAATTTATGCCAATGACCGGTTCTGCAACGTCTCTGGGTATTCGCGGCAAGAACTGCTCGGTCAGGATCACCGCATCGTTAACTCCGGCCACCATCCACGCGAATTCTTCGCCGATCTCTACAAAACTATCCAGCATGCCGGTGTCTGGCATGGGGAAATCTGCAACAGGACCAAAAGTGGCAAGTTATACTGGGTGGATACCACGATCGTCCCTGAATTGGATTCCGCTGGGAAACCCGTTCGCTACGTAGCGCTGCGTAGCGACATCACCGAGCGCAAGGCCGCTGAAGCCGAGCTCATGGAGACCAACAGCCAGCTCAACCTCGCCATCGACCGGGCCAACCAACTGACCCTCACCGCCGAGATGGCGACCATCGCCAAGGCCGATTTTTTGGCGAATATGAGCCACGAAATCCGCACCCCGATGAACGGGGTCATCGGCATGTTGAGCCTGTTAATCGATTCCCCGCTTTCGGAGGAACAGCGCCAGTTCGCCACCGTCGCCAACGCCAGCGGCGAGACCCTGCTCACCTTGATCAACGATATCCTCGATTTCTCCAAGATCGAGGCCGGCAAACTCACCATCGAGTCCATCGACTTGGATCTCGCACACCTGATCAGCTCCTTGATGCCGATCTTCGAATTCCGCGCGAAGGAGAAACAGATCGCGTTGATCCAGGAAATCCAGCCCACGGTGCCCACGCTACTCGTGGGCGACCCGGTGCGCCTGCGCCAGGTTATCACCAACCTGATGACCAACGCCCTCAAGTTCACCACCCAGGGCGAGGTGAAACTGAGCATCACCGCCCCGCGCCTCACGCCCACGGAAGTGGTTTTGCGTTTCGCGGTGAGCGACACCGGACTGGGAATACCGGAGGACAAAATCGGGCGGTTATTTAACAAGTTCAGCCAAGTGGACACCTCGACGACGCGCAAATACGGCGGCACGGGGTTGGGCCTGGCCATCTGCAAACAACTCGCCGAGTTAATGGGCGGAGAAGTCGGGGTAAGCAGCCAAGCCGGGCAAGGCTCGGAATTTTGGTTCACCGCGCGGCTCGGACGCCAGCCGCCCACAGCCCGCCAAGCTGCCCGTGTAACGCCGAGTTGGAGCTCGGCTGCCCCGGTAACCGCTTCCGTCAGCGTCTCGGCTCCCGCGTCGACCACGCCGGTGCGCATCTTACTCGCCGACGACAACGAGACGAACCAACTGGTGACGCTCAGCCTATTAAAAAAAATCGGTTACGCCTGCGCCACGGTAGGCGACGGCGCAGCGGCGATTCGCGCCCTCGCCGCGCACCCCTACGAGCTGGTGTTGATGGACGTGCAAATGCCGGAGATGGACGGCCATGAAGCCACCACGCGCATCCGTGCAGGGGAAGCCGGGGAAGCCAAGCGCCAGGTACCGATCATCGCGATGACCGCGCACACGCTCAGTGGTGACCGCGAAGCGTGTTTGGCGGCAGGGATGAGCGATTACCTGAGTAAACCCATCGAACCGCTGGCGCTGAAAGCGATGGTCGAGCGCTGGCTACCGGCGTCGCCAACAACAGCCGGAACAACGTCCAACATCCAACATTGA
- a CDS encoding response regulator has protein sequence MLPLPLAHPDRLAALHRLRLLDSEAEANFDRVSRLASHLLKAPVALLSLVDDHRQFFKSAVGLGGWAGEARETPLTHSFCQHVVTSGANLVVEDARGHPVVCDNLAIPDLGVAAYLGIPVRDRDGFVLGSFCVIDGVTRSWTPADIALLEDLTAMVMTEIALRQENIDHRETTAQLRLRNEAVVAAKEAAEAATRAKADFLANMSHEIRTPMNAVIGMTDLLQHTELTETQTDFVGTIRSSGESLLTLINDILDFSKIESGHLELEKVPVNLRDCLESALDLGAIQANAKGLELYADISAELPGRILGDSTRLRQVVVNLVSNAIKFTRCGEVVVSLARLPATASTLTQPPQPERLHVCVRDTGIGIPTDRLHRLFKAFSQVDASTTRNYGGTGLGLAICRRLVELMGGRIWVESQPGRGSQFQFELPLELPPDEPVAATPPAQIAGKRLLLVDGNPEKLQVLTRQARSWGLVTTPTAFGSEALALLDQGEAFDLAIIDVQTCAADGHAFVAAVRQRRSAVKLPIITLAPLGEDATRFAPFTLARVLPKPTKTTVLLQVISGLFASASEEAAPATIPIDANLGAAYPLKVLLAEDHPTNQLVAQLLLERLGYTCITVGNGLEALEAVARQPIDVIFMDVQMPELDGLEASLRLGTLYPTRKRPWIVAMTANAMEGDREVCLKAGMDAYVSKPINAVALGRALVNAHASLMLRR, from the coding sequence ATGCTCCCCCTCCCCCTCGCCCACCCCGACCGGCTTGCCGCCCTCCACCGCCTGCGCCTGCTCGACAGCGAAGCCGAGGCCAATTTCGACCGCGTCTCCCGCCTCGCCTCCCACTTGCTCAAGGCCCCCGTCGCCCTGCTCTCGCTTGTCGACGACCACCGCCAGTTTTTCAAATCCGCCGTCGGCCTCGGCGGCTGGGCCGGCGAAGCCCGCGAAACGCCCCTCACCCATTCCTTTTGCCAACACGTCGTCACCTCCGGTGCCAACCTGGTCGTCGAGGACGCCCGCGGCCACCCCGTGGTCTGCGACAACCTCGCCATCCCCGATCTCGGTGTGGCCGCCTACCTCGGCATCCCGGTGCGCGACCGCGACGGCTTTGTCCTTGGTTCGTTCTGCGTGATCGACGGCGTGACTCGCTCCTGGACCCCCGCCGACATCGCGCTACTCGAAGACCTCACGGCGATGGTCATGACCGAGATCGCCCTGCGCCAGGAAAACATCGACCACCGCGAAACCACCGCCCAGTTGCGCCTGCGCAACGAAGCGGTCGTCGCCGCCAAAGAGGCCGCCGAAGCCGCCACCCGCGCCAAGGCCGATTTCCTGGCCAACATGAGCCATGAAATCCGCACCCCCATGAATGCGGTCATCGGTATGACCGATCTGCTCCAGCACACCGAACTCACCGAGACGCAAACCGACTTCGTGGGCACCATCCGCAGCAGCGGCGAGAGTTTGCTGACGTTGATTAACGACATCTTGGATTTCTCGAAAATCGAGTCCGGCCACTTGGAACTGGAAAAGGTGCCAGTTAACCTGCGCGACTGCCTGGAAAGCGCCCTCGATTTGGGTGCCATTCAGGCCAACGCCAAGGGACTGGAACTGTACGCCGACATCTCCGCCGAGCTGCCCGGGCGTATTCTCGGCGACAGCACGCGCCTGCGCCAAGTCGTGGTGAACCTGGTGTCCAACGCGATCAAGTTCACCCGTTGCGGCGAAGTGGTCGTTAGCCTTGCACGGCTGCCCGCCACCGCCTCCACCCTCACGCAGCCGCCGCAGCCCGAGCGCTTGCACGTGTGCGTGCGCGACACCGGAATTGGCATCCCGACAGACCGGCTGCACCGGCTGTTTAAGGCGTTTTCCCAAGTCGATGCCTCCACCACCCGCAACTACGGCGGCACGGGGCTCGGCCTGGCGATTTGCCGGCGTCTGGTGGAGCTGATGGGCGGACGCATCTGGGTGGAGTCCCAACCCGGTCGCGGATCCCAATTCCAATTTGAACTACCGCTGGAGCTGCCGCCCGATGAGCCCGTGGCCGCCACGCCCCCGGCGCAGATCGCTGGTAAACGCCTGCTGCTGGTCGATGGCAATCCGGAGAAACTCCAGGTGCTCACCCGCCAGGCCCGCAGCTGGGGTCTGGTGACCACACCCACTGCCTTCGGCTCCGAAGCGCTCGCCCTGCTCGATCAAGGCGAGGCATTCGACCTCGCGATTATCGACGTGCAAACCTGCGCCGCCGACGGCCACGCCTTCGTCGCAGCCGTGCGCCAACGAAGGTCGGCCGTAAAACTCCCCATTATCACGCTGGCTCCGCTGGGCGAAGACGCCACGCGCTTTGCTCCGTTTACGTTAGCCCGCGTACTGCCCAAGCCGACCAAAACCACCGTGCTGCTCCAGGTGATTTCGGGACTGTTTGCGTCGGCCAGCGAAGAGGCCGCCCCTGCCACCATCCCGATCGACGCCAACCTCGGCGCCGCGTACCCGCTCAAGGTGCTGCTCGCTGAAGATCACCCCACCAACCAACTGGTTGCGCAACTCCTCCTAGAGCGCCTCGGCTACACCTGCATCACCGTGGGCAACGGCCTTGAAGCGCTTGAAGCGGTCGCCCGCCAGCCCATTGACGTCATTTTTATGGATGTGCAGATGCCGGAACTCGACGGCTTGGAAGCCTCGCTTCGGCTCGGCACGTTGTATCCGACGCGCAAACGCCCCTGGATTGTGGCGATGACGGCCAACGCGATGGAAGGAGACCGCGAAGTCTGCCTGAAGGCGGGCATGGACGCTTATGTCAGCAAACCGATCAACGCAGTGGCGCTGGGCCGCGCCCTGGTCAACGCCCACGCCAGCCTAATGCTTCGGCGGTGA